The following are encoded in a window of Drosophila simulans strain w501 chromosome 3L, Prin_Dsim_3.1, whole genome shotgun sequence genomic DNA:
- the LOC120284196 gene encoding uncharacterized protein LOC120284196: MCDCGCYSYCLHDSSCYSHYHSHSHLHSHHCCAGYKYLKCLCRYYRHGHCTCSCWRRKCYLL, encoded by the coding sequence ATGTGCGACTGCGGCTGCTACTCCTACTGTCTGCATGACAGCTCCTGCTACAGCCACTATCACTCGCATTCTCATTTGCACTCGCATCACTGCTGTGCGGGCTATAAGTATCTGAAGTGCCTCTGCCGCTACTATCGCCATGGGCACTgcacctgctcctgctggcGGCGGAAATGCTATCTGCTCTAA